In the Panthera uncia isolate 11264 chromosome B1, Puncia_PCG_1.0, whole genome shotgun sequence genome, ccaactgagccccccaggcaccccaagccatttttttatattagacTGCAAACAATGGGGATTTGACTCATCCCCACGACGATATTCCACACAGTCCAGATGATGGCCAACTGTGTGCGCAGACAGGAATATGAGAAATTTTGCTTCCAATTTCAATACTGAGCTATAAGGAAACAGGAAATTGACTTTTAGGGCGAAGCAGAAAATATTACTGTAACCAAAATAGCCAATAGGTAAAAAAGAGTTAAGATGGTGCTGGGAACCCTGCTTCATTGCTGCTGTGTTCATGGATAAATCTTTTGATGTGAGTTATCATTGGACAAGAAATGTCTTTGCAAGAACTTATATAAGCTCTCGTGTCAGTTTCATTATGTTAACTTGActtttgaatgatttttaagGAATACTATATTTTAAGGAAGACACTGGATATTTCTGTTCAGCACTCGGCCTAGGAGAAAGCCAGTCACTGTCATGAAGAGTCATGTTTAAATACTTGGGAAGCAATCCCTTCAGGAACAGTGAAGCTAAAATAATGTGAGGTGGCATAAGTAATTGCACTGGAATCTGCCTGCAGCTACAGTTCTCATGTAAATTGACTAATGTGGTGATGCTTGTTCTGAAGCTGAAAAGGCTTCCCAGAGCACTGTTGAACCAAAATGCTACGTTCTTCTCTCTAAACTATTAACAAAGATATGATGGGAAACGGTCTACATAGAGACCTGAGCaagatgtgtatgtatgtaattcttgaggggggaaaaatacaaatggaatgaAAATTCCATCCAGAATAACAAGTAGGCTTTGTACTATGAGGAGAAGTGTATGGGCTGATATCTTTAtgggaaaaaacacatttatatgtGGGAATATCTTCACTTGGGTTTCCATACAACCTGAGAAAATTCTGTGTTTACATTATAAGCTATTACTATTTTAGGGAAATTAACAATCTGAATTTTTCTCAAGGTTTACCTCTtggaatatatttatgaaatcgCCATTATTGTAGGTCAAGATGGCCAAAGAGCAGCAGTTCATAGAGGTCAATACTATACACAGGACCATAACTCTCTGAACCTCAtaatttcattcaacaaacatttattgagggcgCTAATATGGTGTTTCTTCTCAGACAACTTCCATTTTGCTTGGAGattctaaaatgtaaacaaatgattgaaaaacagaataaatccAATAATAGAGAAGGTACAGAATGACGCAAAGAAAGGTGTGAAAGATTCAGCTCAGTTCAGTGAGGAAAGGCGTTGCAAAGCAGATGAAGTTGGAGCTGGGTGATTAGAGAGCAGTTGAGCCAGTTGAGGGATTGGGAGTGCCCTTCCACGTGGGGTGAACTATATGTACAAATCTGTGAGGCATAAACAAGATGGCAAGTTCAAGTCAGGATGCTGTTAAATCATGTAGTCTGTTTGGATCATGGGTGAGGGAAGGTGGCTGGAGACCGCAGGAAAATAGGagtaagaacagaaaataagaatGGAGAGAGGTGGAACAGGTGTGGTCTGTGGAGGGTCTCAGATGTTATACTATAGAGTAAGAATTTTGACTGTAAAGtcataacaattttaaatgtcagATGGATAATGGTGGGCTAGTGAAGTTTCAAACTGAGAGGTAACATGCTCAACTTACCATTTTAGAAGAATAACTCTGTGAATTGAATGGTAGGGAGACTCCCTAGACGGCCACAGTGTGAGGAACTGAGGTACAGTAACAGATTGGAGATGGTCTGTGGATGGAGAGAAGTAAGAGAGACCACGGTGGTGAATTCAAAAGAGCTTAGTTCCAGAATACTTTCTactatttgaattctttttaaaaatgttacattttcctTATTGAAAGTTTTATATGAGTAACATAGCTGGGTGGTGCCTTTGTAAAATCTGCAGttctaaatatcttttttttaagcttattgatttattttgagagagagacagagagacagagaaagagcgagagcgtgcatgagcagggaaggggcagagagagcgagagcgagagaatcccaagcaggctctgtgctatcagcatggagcccaatgcagggctcaaactcactactgtgagatcatgacctgagctaaaatcaggagtcgaACAcatagctgattgagccacccagatgccctctaaatatcttaaaaatagaataaaatcacTACATGATTAATTCAATCATCATCTAatctaaaaatgaattttaaaaatcagtttaattGGTCATTCTATTTGGTTTCTGCTTGAAACATAATCAGTATAACCACAGTCTACAGATCTTTTACTCCAAAGGAAGTTCTTTCCCCAGTTCTGAaggaaagcatttcttttttttttttttatgtttttatttatttttgaaggagagagagaaagagagagagagagagcatgaacaggggaggaggagagagagaggaagacacagaattcaaaacaggctccaggctctaagttgtcagcacagagcccgatgcggggctcgaactcacaaactatgagatcatgacctgagccgaattcggacacttaaccgactgagctacccaggtgtcccccgAAGGAAAGCATTTCTGATATGGGAGAAGCGATTGCCATCCTTAAAGGGGAGTAATAATGCCCACAGTGTTTTCATCGTCACATCACTTGATAAAGGAAAAAggtaattttctcttcattttcttcccctcccccagaaatCAGTAATCATAAGAAATaatctcagaaaataaaaggtaagtttttatattagtttaatCATTAATTTGGgcaatgattatttaaaattaaatatccatgtgaaaaattcaaataataatatttaactgGTTAAATTCCTCCCATTTATCCACTAAAAAATTACCTAaaagttaagtaaaataaatttttttctagaaatttctttagAGAGATTTTTCACTGAGGAAAAACATTGTATATTGTGCTTTATTATAATGGACAGTGTTGCTTCTGGTCAACAGATGTTATCTGACAGGACAAATACTTGGCACAGAAATTACTAACACATTCAGAAACTAATCTTCCCTGAATCCAGCTTCGACTCAAAAGCTGGCTGTGGATTACACTGTATtagaaaattcacattaaaaaaaaaaaatgaacagagtagTTATCTCAGATCCATTGTTCAAGACTGCTCCATACATTACTTTCAAAAGtgaaagtaatatttaaatttcaaGGGCCTGTCATTGATTAAAACATGTGttgtgtttttctaaatttagtcctcatcttttttttttttttaagtatgtttattttgagagagagagagaaagaaagtgcgatcaggggaggggcagagagagagagagaattccacccagcctccacactgttagtgtggagcctgatgtggggctcaaattcacgaaccatgagattaagacctgagccaaaatcaagagtcagacgcctgagccacgcaggagccccttGGTTCTCATTTATATTCCTGTCTTCATCAAAGAAAATTTGGTTATCTAATTCTGCTGTCATTTTTTACCTTTTGCAATTGGTTTCACATTCTAAGCCCCACACCCTATCCCACTTTGACTTTTTTAAggcatatttttagttttattaaaatcagcaaatggtctaataataaaaatgctgtttATGAAATACATTATTAAACTTTCATTACAGTGGTTGTTAAAGTCtaagaaatgttaataaaaaaatacaagttgcTTTTAGACTTGATAGTTGCTGCTTGAAAAGGTTGGTTTAAATAACTActaaattttaggggtgcctgggtggctcagtcgattaagtggtcgactcttgttctcagctcaggtcatgatctcacaggtggtgagtTCCAGCTtggccttgggctctgtgcttacagcactgagcctgcttcggatcccctgtctgcccctctctgcctctcccccctcatgctcactctctctctctctctctcaaaaaataagtaaatgttaaaaaaaattaaaaaaaagaaatttgaaatagtttaaaaaggcaatctttcaaaaataataggAAAGTGATTTGAGTTGTGGTATAATTGCACAGAGAGGAACAATTCCAAGTGACTTTAAATCACAGTAATTcaactgtgtatatatatgtatagacatacatacatatatataagtacTCCAAAAATAAATCCTGAGGTGTTTTTATTAATTACATTGTTAATGacagtatttgttattttcagaCTGAAGTTTGTGTGTTGTGGGATAAATCACTTGAGTAATTATATTGGTGTTTTTGAGATGCAAATTTTTGGAGTGGAATAGAAGATCAATCAGATTAAATAAAAACCCTGTGATCCTAACTTTGAATTGGAAGTATCAGTATGAATTCaccacatattttattaaaaaaaaaaaaaagtacttcttAGCTCTGTATAAAGGCCTAGATATGATGACCAACCCAGTGGCAATGAAAGAGACTGCAGTTGACTACTTAAATCCTTAAATAGACAATCACATTAAATAGAAGCAAGGCTCCTTAAAGAAATAGCTGATTCCAGGTCTGTGGTAGGATATTTACCTCTTATCataccagaaagcaaggaagcttTCCAAGACTATTAGGGTTGAGTCAAAAGAACTCAGAAGCCCACTTGAAGAATCTCCCATATGTCAATGACTGGAAATTTAAGCgttaataagaataataactgCAATTGATTGAAGtacataaattatgtttaaattgCTGAGTTCATAACAATACTAAAACAATTTATTAGTCCCTTATGGAGGATGCTAGCAAGCCATCTAATTGTTTTGAAagctagaaatacaaagaaagatcCAATTATTTATTCTATCGTTCCTATATGAACTGTATCTCAGTGTAATCAAACAGTTGGTGAAAGAATTTCCCCTTTATAAAAACAGTCCCGCTAATaaacaatgataaaattataTCACTGTTTTACAACtcctaatgaaataatgaatcagTGACTTCTAACATCACAAAAACAATCAGTCatggggcgtctggctggctcagttggaacaGTGTGAGACTTTTGATCctggggtggtgagtttgagccacacaatgggtgtagagattactaaaaaacaataaacttaaaaaaaaatttcaaataaaagcaaagaaaaacaaaagacagatggAGGAGGAACCTAGAGTAGAAGGAACTTAAGCATATATTGACCAACTGCAATTTGTGGACTTTAATTGGATTCGaattcaaagaacaaactgaaggggGGAAAACCCTTTTGAGGTAGTTGAAGCCATCTGGTCACTGAGTAAGATAATTAGTAATACCAAAGAATTGTTAttgttatcatcattattattttacatataggCAGTGGCAGCGGTGGAAGATAAGTGGGTAGGACTATAAATACAGGATTTGCAGAGAGTAGATAATTGGTAATTGGGATGTGGGGCACATGAAGATTCCCTTATACTGTTCTCACTACTTTTGTTTGCAATTTTCcacaagaaaatgttaaaaagaaaaaatatatatacatttaaattatttttttttaaagatgaggaaattctCCTTTTTGAAAGACTTCTGGTGGCCATTACTGTGTCTGAATAAGATACTTAGAATTGTGGTGATTCATCCTGTGAACATGAGAAAAGCCTACCAAGGATAAAGCCAAAACATTCTTGATAGTAGAgtggaaaaatagaaacaacctgGTACTTGACGACTGAGCCATGAAATAAACCAACCTTGGAGCAGCTCAACCCCCCAGTATCTAGTTAGATAAAAAccatgtttggggtgcctgggtggcttagccagttaagcatttgactcttgatctcagctcaggtcttgatctcagggcatTGGGCTCCAacactggatgtgaagcctacttaaaaaaaaaaaacaacctacccccccccccccacccaccccccccccccacacacaaaaaacctaTCTTTGTtgtttaacccattttgagttggtttCTGTTATTTGCAGCAGAAATCATCCTAAGCAAAACAGCAGAGAAGAatgcatttttgtgtgtatgttgaaGTCATAAGTGTGGCACTGGGTAGAGTTTCTGCTTTATCTTATAAAATGTTTAGTAGAACAGCATCCCTCAATTGTGCCGTAGTCCTCAGGCTTATGAGGCTAATGCAGAGTTGACAAATTCAAAACAAACCCAAGTTACCATCCTTATCTGAGACTTAAACATCGTATAGCAATGATGAAGCCCTTATAGCTACTGTTTCTTTGTACTTCTCAAATTCCAGAGGCGTTAAGCCAGCGGTAGATCACCTTCCACCTAAaggcatacctcattttgttGTGCTTCATGGATATCACgctttttacaaattgaaggtttgtggcaaccctgcaagGAGCAAGTCTTTcgtggccattttttttttaacagcattgCTCATTTTTGTGAGTCTGTATCACATactggtaattctcacaatattgcAAACTTTTTCACTATTactatatttgttatggtgatctgtgatccgTGATTACTACTTACTgaaagctcaggtgatgattagcattttttaagcaaaaagtattttttttaagtaggctccactcccaacatggggcttgaactcacaaccccgagatcaagagtcaggtgctctaccaactgagccagatggtgccccaaaaaacatttttaaattaggtatgtatgttgtttttttttatagacaTGATGCTATTGTACATTTAATAGACTTAATAAacataattgatatatatatatatgcactgggaaaccaaaaaatccatttgacttgctttattgcaatacttactttattgcagtggtctggaaccaaacctgcaatatctctgaggtgTGCCTGTATATTCCACTCTAGTTTACCAAAGGTGAAAATCTCTGCAATTATGTTGCTATAGAATGCCAGGAACTAGCAGTCTTCCACTTACCACAATTGAGGTCCTTGTTGCCATCTAGCAGAAGTGTGACAGTTTCAGAATCTGATTTTTAGGGTCTGCTTCCAAGGACCACATCCAGTACCAATTATCTGAGGTGGTGTTCCCTAGAAACAAAGCTTAAAACAGAGCAGGAATTTGGGGGCAATTGACCTATTGAGGAAGTGCTGTTGGAGAGTAgtagggagggaagcaggagagacTAGGAGAGAAAAGCTATACAAAGATGTAACCTAGACTGAAAACGAGCTTTGACCTCAGCCCCCCAGGGAGCTCTGGAGCATGACCTGTCCCACAGAGTCGGCCCCACCTTTTGTACCACTCTGGCAGTCAGTCATTGGTTGTGAGCTGCCTTGGGTGAGGGTGGGGCATGTGTGTGTCCCACTCACAGAAGCTGGGAGTAAATGTACTGGCCCAGGTAAGGGGATCTAGGCAGAGTATCAGCAACATCCACAACACCCCAACTTACTCCAAGTAATACCTCAAACCCTACAAGACCCGGCATGATGTGGCTCATCCCTGCATAACCCTTGTCCTATTTCTGAAAGCATCTCCAActactctccctccctttcactCCACTTTAGCCACTTGGCCACCTTAGAATTCCTCAAATTCTCTAGCATGTTCATGCTTCAGATCCTTTATActtctcagttccctcatctggaATGACTCTTCTTCCCCTATCCCCCCATGTCCTCATGACTAAGTCCCTTGTACATCCTTCAGGTTTTTACTCACTAGACAGCTTCTTAGTAAGGTTGTCTCTGGCCATCCCATCTAAAATGacaacttctggggcgcctgggcggtgtagttggttgagtgtctgactcttgatctcagctcaggccatgatctcacggttccagaATTTGAGCCCCAGAttaagctccgtgctgacagtgcagggcctccttgggattctctctctctctccctctctctctgtccctcccccgcccactctcttaaaaataaacataaataaataaataaagtaaaattacaaCTTCCACTCCTAAACACTTAAAATCCCTTCACTTTCActacctttctttttaaacacttgTCAGTATCTAACATATGGTATAGTTTTcttatgtgttttattatttgatCATATTCTAGAATACAAGCTGGGAAGggtacaaatttatatatatatatatatatatatatatatatatatatatgtgtgtgtatatatatatatgtgtgtgtatatatatatgtgtgtgtgtatatatatatatgtgtgtgtatatatatatgtgtgtgtgtatatatatatatatatatatatattaacttcaACATTTAAAACAGTGCCTGATAGGTTATAGGTGCTTACTTAGTATTTGttgaacacatgaatgaataaatacatgagtaCATGAGTTAATGAATGATTCCTGGCAAATAAACATTGTCtaaactggggtacctgggtaactttgtcagttaagcatctgactcttgatttcagctccagtcacgatctcatggtttgtgagatcaagcccaaattgggctttgtgctgacagtacagagcctacttgggattctttccctctctctctctctctctctctctctgcccctaccctgtgcgtgctctctctccctctctcagaataaataaataaacttaaaaaaaaaaactataaaaaagccATTGTTTGAACTGaaataaactgaaatgaaaaccttGGCACAATCCCCCATGTAATATAGATGGgagaatggatatatatattgttatatgtaGAGTTCTCCATAGATTATATGTTTTCTTCGATTGTTCATGTGATGCTATATTACACATAGTTCtttgatattatatattatacattatttatacatataaatattagcaaataaaaatagaagcactgaagattttccaattttatttaaatgagttCAAATCAAAACTCAAGAATCTAGAatcacaaacattaaaataaggtACAGGTCTAGCAAAATTAAAGTGAATGCAGGTAGCTCAACTGCTATGATGTAAAACTTAAATTCAGAGATGGAACTCTTTAAGCTGTTTACTGCAATGTCATGTTCTGAACTCAGAGAGTAGGAAACTATTCAGACATGTAAAGTCTCAAATCTCTCAATCCTGAAATCTATCAGTAGATGCCAAAAATCTTCAAGGCACATTAAAGGTTTCTAGAAAAGAAGCCTATTTTAAAACTAAGATTACTGAAACTACAAAAGCACCTATCAGATACTCTATGGCCTTTTTCACTGAGGTGTCACTCAGCATGAGATCAGCCTTGAGCAGAGGCTGCCTCAGAACCAACACTGGCTTCCTCCTGTAAATCATCCCCAGCAGAGGATTCTGACTCAGCTGGAGGACTCTCTTCTTCCAGTTCAGCAGTTTCACCAGAGTGTTCCTTCTCTGTTGTCCCCTTATCATTACTGATGGCAACAGCTTCATCCAAAGCTGCATTCTGAACCTCTGAGGGCATTTCAGTGCTGATTTCTGCCACTGTGCTGGGTGCTGCATTTGTAACCTCTGCCCCAGCTTCAGCACCGACCGTGTCTGTCTCCACCAGAGCGTCCTCCAAATCACCTGGACGGGCTGAAGCCTCTCTCGTGGCTGCACCTGTAGCATCCGGGGTATCTTCTGCATCTGCCTCCTGTACTTCCACTAAAGATGCTTCAGGGACTTCTGAACTTGCTTTCTCAGCTTCCACACGGTTCTCTTTTTCACCTTTAAGATGTAGCCCATGAAGCAAAGTATTAATTTAAAGAGCACGAGAATACAGTAGAACACTGTGCAGCCATgtttaaaaatgagacaaatcTGTATATACTGATAGAAGTGGTCCTTAAGGTAGACTGTTAtgtgaaaaaagcaaggaaaagagcAATGTAGACCACAGGGTACTATTTATCTTAGGACAAAAGGAGGGTAAGATACACCTAGatagtttttatttgcaaagaCTCTCTCTAGGAGGATACAAAGAAACTGGTATTATTGGTTGCCTCTGGGAACGGATAATGTGGATCTGCTTTTTCATAACCCCTTTTGAATctgttaaacttaaaaaaaataatctacatatattatttatttatatacaaagaacatgaaaataaacaGCCAACATGTCATGTGAAATAGCATGGGAAAGCAGCCAACTTACTAGTTGATGACTGAGCAATCACTaatcctctctgaacctcagttttatcacctgtaaaatggggataacgataatacctacctcacagagctATTGTAAGGTTTGATTAAAATAATGTGCATGAAGAGGGGTTTAAAACCAAAAGTGCTATGGAaatgctgtattttattattattaccatcagCCTTCTCATGATTATAGTCAATAATGTTTATTGATGATATTCCATTGCTTACTGTTGTCATGACTAAAAGGTTAACATTGGTTCACAAGCAGCTATTATCTCTGTCCCTAAATAGTGATCATAGTAATTGATAATAATGGCATTATAACTGAGAtggaaaaaagcatttaaagcaAGCAGTTTAAGGCAAGAAAATACATTAGAGTGAAAATGTAAAGCTTCTGCTCTAGTAGCTCCCATTTTCTCAATCAGATCAACTGAGGGATGTCAGAGACATGACTGACTGTACTAACGTCAAGTGGACTGTAGGCAAAGACACAAGGGTGATCTTagacaaaactgaaacaaaagttagtttcaggatttaaaaataataataagggaaatGAAAGGTTAAGTTGCTGACAGAGACAGATACTAAAATTATGCCTGCATGAATGGAAGCCTGAGTAGGGGGAAAGTAATATTACCACACAAAGAATTCAAAGCCACTGGTCAGCAGTACAAATGTAAAACGTTTTCATTTATCTAATGCACTCATTCAAAACGTGTAACAATATTCTTTAGGTTTTGGTTGGGCTTTCCCTTTCCGAGTGAACTCCTGCCCAGAGCCATTCTGTCAGGTTAGGAAAGAAGCCACAAGCAAATAGTGTTCATTGCTAGACTAAGATAATGGAAATCAGtgcctcaggggaaaaaaaaaaaataagttcactTTACCTTGGAGTGGATGTAACTCTGCTCtggttttttctttcaaatttgttaCATGTTCCGTGTGTTTGGCTTGCTCTGATGTGACTGTCTTGTAAGTCTGAAAGTAAATGTGTACTGAAGTTTATTTCTTGAGCTCTAAGATTCATCATGCCAAGTTCAAAGGTATAtacaattcaaatatttatttattttgagagagaaaggaaaaaaaacgaGCAgtgaaggatggagagagagattgagtcccaagcagtttctgagctgtcaacgcagaccctgacacagggctcgatctcacaaaccgtgagatcatgacctgagtcaaaatcaagagtcagacaggggcacctgcgtggctcagtcggttgggcgtccaacttcagctcaggtcatgatctctcggtttgtgggtttgagccatgcatcaggctctgtgctgacagcttagagcctggagcctgcttcagattctgtgtgtgtgtgtctctctacctcccacccctgctcatgctctgtctctctctgtctctcagaagtgaataaacataaaaaaaataaaataaaataaaaaagaaaagttatagaaacagagaagagattagtggttgccagggacagGAAGAAGGAATGGGAGGGCAAAAGAAAGTGAGTGCAATTATAAAAGGGCTACACAAGGGATCCTGTATCTTGACGGTGGTGGTGAATATATGAATCTACGCATGTGACACAACGGCCCagaagtaaatacacacacagacacacgtgcaTGTGAAagtggtgaaatctgaataaggtcaATGGATATTATCAATGTCCActtcctggttgtgatattgaaTTATAGCTATGAAAAGATATTGATCACAGGGGGAAATGAGGCAAAGACCATATTATATCTCTTTATATTAGCTCTTATAACTACACGTGAAACGCAATCATctccaaataaaaagtttttaaaaaatcttccaaaatggCATTTTTGTAGACCCTaatgaatatttcttaaataagctAGGGTTATTCCTTATAAGCAGCTCTATGACCTGACTATGGGTTATGTGAGAAACAGAATTATGAACAAAGGTTATCTTAATCATAGATACAATGTGCAGGCTTCCTTTCATTCGAGTAGAGTCATCTCTGACCTGTACTCATATTAGCCAATGAAATTCTAAAGATGAAAATCTCACTAGTTAGataatattgtttatattatctcacattttaaaaagtgtaggtAGTGTTTTATCGCTTAATGGTATCATTACAGATATTTTtagatttgtatatttatatatagtattccCAAAATTTTAATAGTCATAAACCAagcatattattaaaaattgtactggggcgcctgggtggtgcagtcggttaagcgtccgacttcagccaggtcacgatcttgcggtccgtgagttcgagccccgcgtcaggctctgggctgatggctcggagcctggagcctgtttctgattctgtgtctccctctctctctgcccc is a window encoding:
- the MGARP gene encoding protein MGARP isoform X2, whose protein sequence is MYLRRAVSKTLALPLRAPPGPAPLRKDASLRLMSSNKLPGSSGSNMIYYLVVGVTVSAGGYYTYKTVTSEQAKHTEHVTNLKEKTRAELHPLQGEKENRVEAEKASSEVPEASLVEVQEADAEDTPDATGAATREASARPGDLEDALVETDTVGAEAGAEVTNAAPSTVAEISTEMPSEVQNAALDEAVAISNDKGTTEKEHSGETAELEEESPPAESESSAGDDLQEEASVGSEAASAQG
- the MGARP gene encoding protein MGARP isoform X1, yielding MLFQLNQPGVPNLLNMSSVWLSTMEATYSLLNNRSSLRLMSSNKLPGSSGSNMIYYLVVGVTVSAGGYYTYKTVTSEQAKHTEHVTNLKEKTRAELHPLQGEKENRVEAEKASSEVPEASLVEVQEADAEDTPDATGAATREASARPGDLEDALVETDTVGAEAGAEVTNAAPSTVAEISTEMPSEVQNAALDEAVAISNDKGTTEKEHSGETAELEEESPPAESESSAGDDLQEEASVGSEAASAQG
- the MGARP gene encoding protein MGARP isoform X3, whose translation is MSSNKLPGSSGSNMIYYLVVGVTVSAGGYYTYKTVTSEQAKHTEHVTNLKEKTRAELHPLQGEKENRVEAEKASSEVPEASLVEVQEADAEDTPDATGAATREASARPGDLEDALVETDTVGAEAGAEVTNAAPSTVAEISTEMPSEVQNAALDEAVAISNDKGTTEKEHSGETAELEEESPPAESESSAGDDLQEEASVGSEAASAQG